The Solanum pennellii chromosome 7, SPENNV200 DNA segment NNNNNNNNNNNNNNNNNNNNNNNNNNNNNNNNNNNNNNNNNNNNNNNNNNNNNNNNNNNNNNNNNNNNNNNNNNNNNNNNNNNNNNNNNNNNNNNNNNNNNNNNNNNNNNNNNNNNNNNNNNNNNNNNNNNNNNNNNNNNNNNNNNNNNNNNNNNNNNNNNNNNNNNNNNNNNNNNNNNNNNNNNNNNNNNNNNNNNNNNNNNNNNNNNNNNNNNNNNNNNNNNNNNNNNNNNNNNNNNNNNNNNNNNNNNNNNNNNNNNNNNNNNNNNNNNNNNNNNNNNNNNNNNNNNNNNNNNNNNNNNNNNNNNNNNNNNNNNNNNNNNNNNNNNNNNNNNNNNNNNNNNNNNNNNNNNNNNNNNNNNNNNNNNNNNNNNNNNNNNNNNNNNNNNNNNNNNNNNNNNNNNNNNNNNNNNNNNNNNNNNNNNNNNNNNNNNNNNNNNNNNNNNNNNNNNNNNNNNNNNNNNNNNNNNNNNNNNNNNNNNNNNNNNNNNNNNNNNNNNNNNNNNNNNNNNNNNNNNNNNNNNNNNNNNNNNNNNNNNNNNNNNNNNNNNNNNNNNNNNNNNNNNNNNNNNNNNNNNNNNNNNNNNNNNNNNNNNNNNNNNNNNNNNNNNNNNNNNNNNNNNNNNNNNNNNNNNNNNNNNNNNNNNNNNNNNNNNNNNNNNNNNNNNNNNNNNNNNNNNNNNNNNNNNNNNNNNNNNNNNNNNNNNNNNNNNNNNNNNNNNNNNNNNNNNNNNNNNNNNNNNNNNNNNNNNNNNNNNNNNNNNNNNNNNNNNNNNNNNNNNNNNNNNNNNNNNNNNNNNNNNNNNNNNNNNNNNNNNNNNNNNNNNNNNNNNNNNNNNNNNNNNNNNNNNNNNNNNNNNNNNNNNNNNNNNNNNNNNNNNNNNNNNNNNNNNNNNNNNNNNNNNNNNNNNNNNNNNNNNNNNNNNNNNNNNNNNNNNNNNNNNNNNNNNNNNNNNNNNNNNNNNNNNNNNNNNNNNNNNNCCATTTCTCCCTAAACTGAAAGAAGAACAAAGGAAGCAAGAAAATTCCAGAAACCCTCTTTTCATCTCCTACTCCACTTTTGATTATCATCACACGATTCTGCATCATCAAAAGTAATAGAATTTACATCAGACGATTCTGCATTATCAAGTGAAATCACCAAAATCTTCTTCCCGAATTTAATCTCGACCAAGAAGTTTGCAAATTCAGCAAAATTTCGTGTTTGCATCTCACTACAACGTTGAGCATTGGGTCTGATTCATCCATACAAAGCGTATTCAAGTTTTCATTTGccatttttgatgaatttcgaaaaaattcaaacttctaATTAGAAACCTAAATTAGACATTAGATCAGATTacaaaccctaaattcaagatttgaagtaCAAATGAACATTAACAACTAAACCCTACTTGATTTTGAGAGAAATTCGTGAATTTTTTACTAAAGAAACAAGGATTAATGGTGGGGGAAGAAGAAGTAATGGGTATTTAAAAGTGAGGAAGATGACTGTAGGAGAAGGGGGAAATTTTTCGTCAAATTTTGCTTCAAACGCGCCTAGAAGTGGTGACAACACCTCCCATGACAGGTCAGCACTTAGGTGGgtagaaaatagataaaaatatagtttaggTGGTAATGGGACACCTGTGAAGTTGGAGTGTGTAGTTGGGATTTCGAGTATAGGTTGAGGGGgcttttgatcattttctccaACATATAATGTTGATTTAATATCAGTTAAGTAAAATTAGTTGAAAGTGTATACATATAGTGTACTTATGAAATCTCtgtaattatttaatgaaatataaatataaagaatatatatttataattattttatttttatgagtgCAGTATCCTTACAGCAGTACTATGCTGGTAATTACCATAAAGGTGATTTACTTTCTGTTCCAGTATCCCTGATCAGGTGTGGTATTTGCTTAATTTCCCTTTATATGTATGACTTCTCTTTTAATGGCCTAATGTTATATGAATTTTCTGAGaaattttccctaaaattaTACTGATACATTGGACATACAAATAAGAAGCAATTTATTGGTCTTCTGGTGAGTTTTAATACGGAATTTCAgccaaaatcaattttaatcTTCGTTAAAATATctctaaaacataaaaacttcaaattttattttaaaagtttacaATTACGCCAACTTCTAACAAATAACAATTTcacaaaatctgatttttaaaATCCATGCATTGAAACTTTTTAAAGATGGTCAATAAAGTTTTAAATGAAGTTCACAATACTAATAAAAGACAAAACAAACCTCCAAAGTCGGTCATCACAAAACTTGACCTCAAATAGTAGATTGAAGAgaactttaattaaattatcaaatcGATCTGAAAAGATGGGTTCAGTATTATTTAAGCCAAATTTTAGCTTatcaatcaaattttttatatcaacCTCTTGAGGTCGAAATGCACTaatttttagaagaaaattcatatttatttttcttttattagttatatatagaATCGGTCTTACCAAATTgatcctcaattttttttttaaaattaattctttatatGAGCGACTTTAGAAAGTCgattttctaatttaaaatttgaatacgTGTTGAGGTTGAATGCTgatcttttggaaaaaaaagaagcaaaattaaaatttttattctcTCTGTCCaataatagtgaaattgaatgcTAATCTTTCggaaaaaaaagcaaaattaaaatttttatactcTCTGTCCAATAATAGTGAGGTTGAATGCtaatcttttagaaaaaaagaagcaaaattaAAATGCTTATACTCTCTGTTCAATAATAGTTGTCACTGACTTGACACATTCCCTAAGAAACAATAAACtatagaaataatattactattttattcttaactttattaaatttaatattttaaaaaatgcttTAGCTTGCCAggataaaataagtataaaaattgaattttctaaactagacaaatattatttttaatataatgaataTGGAcggaggaaaaaaaaaagtggaaaaTGAATTGAAAGCGAGGAGTGATGAAATTGTGAAGTTAGTAAGTATTGGAAATTGCTCTTTAATTACTTGCCAAGACATGCAACTTTTCCTTGCCCACGAAAAACACCCACTCACCTTACCATTAAATACATACATTCACCAATCACCACTACCAAACTTCCTTATTCGagccctttttctttttctctttctcctcAATCGCCCTAAATACTCCACAAGGAAGTTGAAAAATGGCTGCTCTTAAGGTGACGATGGAGGTGGGAATCGACGGCGTTGCAGTGATCACTATTTTTAATCCTCCGGTCAATGCTTTAGCTATTCCAAGTAAGCTAATTCGTTTCTCTACCAATTTCAATTCATGTGTTTGGATTGGATTCTGATTCTGGTTGTTTCAGTTATCGCTGGATTGAAGGAGAAGTGGACTGAAGCGACGATGAGAAACGATGTTAAAGCTATTGTTTTGACTGGTCAGTTCTCACTAATTAGTTCTTCCTAATTTGGTGAAGTTTATGACCCATTTTATACTAATTTAAGCATGTCTAAACCCCCTATACATACCTCCGGCAATTGTTTTcaactataaaataaatttaactttctAAGGGACTTGTATATGAACTGTTACTGTGATATGTTGCTTTATGGATTTTTTAAAGTTGAATCATGTGGTGAGTTTTGCATACCTGGTACAAGGTCAGGCTAAATAAAGGAGGTTGGTAATTAGTTATAATATGATGAATCATATTGGAGTTGTCGTATTCATTGAGGCGTATATGTGTTTTGCGTTTGAGTCTTCCTTTGCATCTCATGTTTATCTTCTTTGTATTTTTATGCAGGAAATGGGGGGAGATTTTCTGGTGGTTTTGATATCAATGTTTTTCAGAAGGTTCATGCGACTGGTAGGATTACTTTGTTTTCATCTTTGTACATTTCAACTTGTGTCTTAGTGAATATATCCTTGTTGAAAAATGGAATTGGATTGTTGCAGGGGATACATCTCAGATGCCTGATGTTTCTGTTAATCTTGTGGTTAACACGATGGAAGGTAGTTGACACTgtttaaattacaatttcataTCCATTATACAGATCTTTTCTCTCCCGGCGCTTCTCTCTATCATTCTATAGTCCATTGTCATTTACAAATCTCTCAATCCTGCTATTTTTGTAAGTTCAGATGGTAAAAAGCCTGCAGTTGCTGCTATAGAAGGACTTGCACTCGGAGGTGGCTTAGAATTGGCATTGGTTTGTGATCTCTATAAACTTGTCCCATCTTTGTATCTATTTCTTGGAGATTCAATTAAGTAGTGTATGCTTTTGCAGGGATGCCATGCACGAATTGCTGCACCACGAGCACAACTGGGGTTGCCAGAGCTCAGTCTTGGAGTCATGCCTGGATTTGGAGGTAACTCTGCAACATAATGCTTGTCGCACTTGAGTGCAGGTTTTGAATTCTCTTCCTTTACCAACTAACTAAGCATAGGGAAAATATTTCTTCTTAAGGTACACAGCGTCTTCCAAGGCTTATAGGGTTGTCTAAAGCTGTTGAACTTATGATGGTAAGTCATTTGTCTTCTTTTCAGTAAATAAACTGGAACTTGTGACTTTTTTTCCCCTGATTTTTAACTGTGTTAGATTCCCAGGCTAGTTTATTTGATCTATCAATTCATTTCCAAATTAACTGTTGGGTATCAATGCATGTCCTGCTTGGACCATGTTAATATAACTGTTTACAGTTATTCTTGTCACTATATTATGATTGGATATCTCTTTGTTATGACAACTCCTAAACAAAATGGAGCAAAATTATGATGTAATGTCCTTAGATGTGAGCATGGTTCGACTTCTGATCGTTTGCTGATCTCTGTGTTCTAAAGTTTATATGCTCATCCTGACAATGACCTCTATTTAGTTTCCAATATGTGCTTATCAGATTGTTTCTGTTCTtacttaaattttgtaaatcaaTCAAGTGAATCATCGAAATGGCGTTATATATTGCAAACAATTTTCGCAGACATCTAAGCCGATAATGTCGGAGGAAGGGAAGATGCTTGGTCTCATTGATGCCATTGTCCCTTCAGCAGAGTTATTAAAAGTATCTAGACAGTGGGCACTTGATATTGCAGAAAGGCGCAAGCCTTGGATGCGTTCCCTTCACAAGACAGACAAAATTGGTTCCCTTTCAGAAGCACATGAAATACTGAAGGTGGCTAGGGAACAAGTGAAACAGACAGTTAAGAATATGCCTCAGCACTTGGCGTGCATTGAGGTAATTGAGGAAGGCATCATTCATGGAGGATATAATGGGGTTCTCAAGGTATCTTTTCCTAGTCAACAAGAACAATATCTTTGTGTCGTAAATACCTTCTCTCAAGATGGCATAACAACTCTTTTTGAATGTTTTGCAGGAAGCTAAAGTATTCAAGGACCTTTTAATGTCAGATACATCAAAGGGTcttgttcatatatttttttcccaaCGGGCAACATCGAAGGTATGGTACAGTAAATCCTGAACCGTGAAGGGTATAAATCTACACTGTTAGATTTGTGATGCTTGCATGAAGCTTGGAGTTCCTTGTAAGCATCTTTATTTGAGCAGGCAAGAATGAATAGGAAGTTTACTGGGATGACTACAACTTATGCACCCTCTAAGTCTTACCAATCCTCTAGTTAGCTGCTTTAGCTTTGActcattttctttaaactaCTGTTTATTATTAAACTGGATTCTTGATTGCAGattgtcattttttaaaaaattatgtatcaGTAATTCCATATATAAGAGATTAATGCATTAGCCGTGGCATACAAAACTTTCTGCTTACATAAAAAGTCTCTATAAAGAATGATTACACGTGTGATTAAGCTATAGCTCGCTGATCCTTTTCTTTGCTAATTTAGTTTGGTTTATTCTTCTTGAGATTTGATGTTGGAATGGGTTTCCTTGATGTGTGTAAAGTTTGTTATCAGTAAAATTTCCTATGGTGACATAGATTCTTTGAATCTGTTTCATGTAATGACTTGTACAGTTActagtttatattttataccattttcattAAGTTTGTATTCTTATAGCTTTTGATCCGCTCCCaacttttgaatatttgaaatatgtACTAAGACGTCTGCATTCCCTCTGAGTCAATCTATTCTTATTGTATGATGACCTTTGGTTTCATAACTGACCAGGTACCTAATGTCACTGATATTGGCCTCAAACCTAGGACGGTCAAGAAAGTTGCTGTAATAGGTGGAGGTTTAATGGGTTCAGGCATAGCTACAGCCCTGGCCCTTAGCAACACAATTGTTATACTTAAGGAAATTAATTCTGAGTTTCTTCAGAAGGGGATGAAAGCTATTGAAGGTTGTCGTAACACTTTTTTATGACAGTTATATTTCATACCTCTAGTCATTTAGTCGTTGATGCCTGTTATTCTTGACAGTCCCTTAGTGGTCCTTTATGTGTAGAAACTTATGACGATGTATCATATATTACAGCAAATGTCAGCGGACTGGTAGCTAGAAAGAATTTGCCACAGGATAAAGCAGATAAAGCCCTTTCAATGGTTAAAGGTGCACTGGATTATTCAGATTTTAAGGATGTGGATATGGTCATAGAGGTGAGCTGCTGAACTTATGTTTTGCTGTTAAATGTTCATAATCTTTTCCTCTTTTTCTCATTTCTCTTCACGCGGCTTCTTGAACACCCTAGTATGAGAAATAAAGACTCAGGAAAAATATTAGTATTCAAATacataaaagtatatattgaGCCGTATTTATATACAGTCTTCACAGAATACATAATACCTATCTACCAAAGTGGGACACTCCGTATAACTATCTAATGCAGAGCTTTCAAGGGTGCGCATAAGCCTTGAAGCAAAGCTCTAAACATGTTGAGCACTTCGCCTCACTTAATGTGTGCTTCAGTGTTGTCATCAAGGTTCTAATACATACTTTTCCTTACTGCTGAGCCTTTTTTGAAGAGGCAACACAAGCAATTGATATTTCacgaatttttttttgcaagttctttgttcatatttttcattcatgcttataattattagtctCTATACACGCACACATATGTACACAATAAAAGGTCATTAAAAAGAGGGTAGAATCAAATGGCTAACAAATGCAAGTCTTAAAGGACACcaaaaatgtaaagaaaatataatttaaatgaccGAGGATATGGGATTGTCTTGtccattttcttttgtttttgcttAAAACCCATTGACTAAATTAAGTAAGGGAAGAGTTTGAATAgctgaaatttgaaaaaagtgATTTGCCATCAGAAAAGGGATGAGTTCATGACCTCAAAAGAGTATTGGAGTGTGAAATACAAGCAACAAAATTATCAGCAAAAAAGGTACTAGTCTGAACAATAGAGGCTACTTGTGGAGATGTCTGCATACTAGCTCAATACTTAAAAGAATTCATTATATCTttcttcatataaataaaacataaagtaTTTTTGGGTGGTCAACTGTGCAAAGTCTATGTACACTAACCGAATTTGAGTTAAGATCTTGCAAAACGACCTCCTTCCGTCGATTTTCCATAATCTGAGATGTTCAATTTTTCATTGTTTGAGATGCGAGAATAGAGACGAGGCAATGGTTGGTGATGAGATCATTGCGATCGGGTGATGGAGAAAGGAGAAATCGGAAAAATAGTTCATGTAGAAACAGTAGGACTAGCCAAAATCTAGTTGCGCAAGGAATCAAGGTCATTAGGAAGTCCAACTAGTGTAAGAACTAGAAACATCTTTTGTCGTTGCTCCTGTTTTTGTCAACACTAGCAATAAGTAAATAACTGGCATTAACTTCTCAAATAAGGTCGTGAAAGTCTATATCTGTCCTAATTAAGTACAACTATTTAACACCTACTATTGCAACAATGGGGATGATCAGAATTTTGATTCTTGATTTGTTGTAATTCTGGCGGTCTCACTCTCATCTTGTTTGCAGGCTGTCATTGAAAATGTTCCACTAAAACAGAAAATATTTAGCGAGATTGAGAAGGTATGCCCTCCACATTGTATTTTGGCAACTAACACATCTACTATTGACCTCAACATTATTGGAGAAAATACCACATCCAAGGATCGGATTATCGGCGCCCACTTTTTCAGGTATGAAGTCATGCATGGCAAAGTTTTGTATAGTTGTGATTAATCTGGGAAATATGACCACTAAAAGAGAAGGGTAAACGTGcaatttcaaaaatagaaatataacaATGTGAAACAAAAATTTGATATTGAATACTTGCTCGTGAGACTAGCTTCGAGGGACAGGATTGTTTTTCATGTATCTTATACTTCAATTCCTCTTTATCTTTTGCGCTTAGTGGATGTGGAAGATGAGATTTTTAGAAGTAAAAGCTAAATTAAACTGACATCTAGTAAACATATTATTGGATCTGAATACAGATAAATGAATAGCAACGTAATGATTCTGCTAGAAGAGGGTTATCTTCAAGTTACGTAACAAATCTTTGAATGTAGATGCAGGCAGTTAACAATTTACTACAACAGCATCTTTTCCTGTTCCAACTGCTAACTTGGTTTTTGTTATGGTCAGTCCTGCTCACATTATGCCTTTGCTGGAGATAGTACGAACTGAGAAGACATCTGCCCAAGCAATTCTTGACCTTATGGCTGTTGGAAAGGCAATTAAAAAAGTACCTGTTGTGGTGGGAAATTGTACTGGTTTTGCTGTCAATAGAACCTTCTTTCCCTACTCCCAGGGTGCACATATTCTGGTCAATCTAGGAGTGGATGTATTCAGGATTGACACGCAAATTGCCAGCTTTGGTCTCCCTATGGGTCCCTTCCAGTAATTCTCTTCCTTATCTAAATTTATCATATGTAGCTGCATTTTCATTTCATACAAGATAAAACATATCAAAACGAAACCGGGTAGCTGATCTCTGCTAATGcaattctttttcatttctttagcTTATAACAGCTTTAAGATGACTAGTCCTTGTGTTCCATTCTATGTAACACTCCATCCTTTTGGTTTGTTTAATTCATTGACATCTTTCTATATTTGGAAATGCTGTAATATGCACATTCCCATCTTACCTTTAATGTCATGCTCTGGTAA contains these protein-coding regions:
- the LOC107026420 gene encoding peroxisomal fatty acid beta-oxidation multifunctional protein AIM1-like isoform X1; the encoded protein is MAALKVTMEVGIDGVAVITIFNPPVNALAIPIIAGLKEKWTEATMRNDVKAIVLTGNGGRFSGGFDINVFQKVHATGDTSQMPDVSVNLVVNTMEDGKKPAVAAIEGLALGGGLELALGCHARIAAPRAQLGLPELSLGVMPGFGGTQRLPRLIGLSKAVELMMTSKPIMSEEGKMLGLIDAIVPSAELLKVSRQWALDIAERRKPWMRSLHKTDKIGSLSEAHEILKVAREQVKQTVKNMPQHLACIEVIEEGIIHGGYNGVLKEAKVFKDLLMSDTSKGLVHIFFSQRATSKVPNVTDIGLKPRTVKKVAVIGGGLMGSGIATALALSNTIVILKEINSEFLQKGMKAIEANVSGLVARKNLPQDKADKALSMVKGALDYSDFKDVDMVIEAVIENVPLKQKIFSEIEKVCPPHCILATNTSTIDLNIIGENTTSKDRIIGAHFFSPAHIMPLLEIVRTEKTSAQAILDLMAVGKAIKKVPVVVGNCTGFAVNRTFFPYSQGAHILVNLGVDVFRIDTQIASFGLPMGPFQLQDLTGYGVAVAVGKEFRSAFSDRTFKSPLIDLLIKSGRNGNVASLYPLCCCFTVLLFTIDTGFAGKNNGKGYYIYEKGSKPRPDFTVLPIIEESRRLANIMPGGKPISITDQEIVEMILFPVVNEACRVLDEGIVVRASDLDVTSVLGMSFPSYRGGIVFWADTVGAGHIYRSLKKWSELYGNFFKPSRFLEERATKGIPLSAPSTSSVSRSRM
- the LOC107026420 gene encoding peroxisomal fatty acid beta-oxidation multifunctional protein AIM1-like isoform X2 codes for the protein MAALKVTMEVGIDGVAVITIFNPPVNALAIPIIAGLKEKWTEATMRNDVKAIVLTGNGGRFSGGFDINVFQKVHATGDTSQMPDVSVNLVVNTMEDGKKPAVAAIEGLALGGGLELALGCHARIAAPRAQLGLPELSLGVMPGFGGTQRLPRLIGLSKAVELMMTSKPIMSEEGKMLGLIDAIVPSAELLKVSRQWALDIAERRKPWMRSLHKTDKIGSLSEAHEILKVAREQVKQTVKNMPQHLACIEVIEEGIIHGGYNGVLKEAKVFKDLLMSDTSKGLVHIFFSQRATSKVPNVTDIGLKPRTVKKVAVIGGGLMGSGIATALALSNTIVILKEINSEFLQKGMKAIEANVSGLVARKNLPQDKADKALSMVKGALDYSDFKDVDMVIEAVIENVPLKQKIFSEIEKVCPPHCILATNTSTIDLNIIGENTTSKDRIIGAHFFSPAHIMPLLEIVRTEKTSAQAILDLMAVGKAIKKVPVVVGNCTGFAVNRTFFPYSQGAHILVNLGVDVFRIDTQIASFGLPMGPFQLQDLTGYGVAVAVGKEFRSAFSDRTFKSPLIDLLIKSGRNGKNNGKGYYIYEKGSKPRPDFTVLPIIEESRRLANIMPGGKPISITDQEIVEMILFPVVNEACRVLDEGIVVRASDLDVTSVLGMSFPSYRGGIVFWADTVGAGHIYRSLKKWSELYGNFFKPSRFLEERATKGIPLSAPSTSSVSRSRM